From the Luteolibacter sp. Y139 genome, one window contains:
- a CDS encoding ATP-binding protein has translation MISIRWRLTLLLCLAIGALFIATGIGVFVAMKELLRSQFDETLTAKARALVSASEVDGREVEIDFTVLDFAGFGKDGTDYFEIRRMDGKLLMSSPSLRADEFDSPGIGYSNKAPDDNEPQIKNGKLGTGRLARFYVQRFYPKDDKKKRFQDLYVIVASPTESMYLQLALLTTVLGVAGAAALLLMVPIIRLGLSRGLAPLNKLAADIGEIHPEKLDQRLDARKLPAELVPVAERLNEWLGRLEASFDRERRFSSHAAHELRTPLAELKSMAELGATWPEEATPERYAEMVVVANELDALLEKLSLLARADAGRQPVQREPINLAATVATAISRVEPKAGQRRLHLDSRISEGTFTSDPVLWGTILQNLLGNAVAHAPEGSEVVIEASPGRLAVSNPAPELSEGDLEHLFERFWRKDDSRSGYGHSGLGLSIVKACVVLLGGECRASLSPDHRFRVEAIWTT, from the coding sequence ATGATCTCGATCCGCTGGCGACTGACCCTGCTGCTATGCCTTGCGATTGGCGCACTCTTTATCGCAACGGGTATCGGGGTGTTCGTCGCCATGAAGGAACTACTACGCTCACAGTTTGACGAGACCTTGACCGCGAAAGCACGCGCTCTTGTCTCCGCATCGGAGGTCGATGGCCGCGAGGTGGAGATCGACTTCACCGTGCTGGACTTCGCCGGCTTCGGAAAAGATGGAACCGACTACTTCGAGATCCGGCGGATGGACGGGAAGCTCCTCATGAGTTCGCCTTCGCTGAGGGCGGACGAGTTCGACTCTCCCGGCATCGGCTACTCCAACAAAGCCCCGGACGACAACGAGCCCCAAATCAAGAATGGCAAACTCGGCACCGGAAGACTCGCGCGTTTTTACGTCCAGCGATTCTACCCGAAGGACGACAAGAAGAAGCGGTTTCAGGATCTCTACGTGATTGTCGCCAGCCCTACGGAGAGCATGTATTTGCAGCTCGCTTTGCTGACCACCGTGCTCGGTGTCGCGGGTGCCGCCGCACTTCTGCTGATGGTGCCCATCATCCGGCTCGGCCTCAGCCGGGGACTGGCGCCGCTGAACAAGCTCGCAGCGGACATCGGCGAAATCCACCCGGAGAAACTGGACCAACGCCTGGATGCCCGGAAGCTCCCGGCCGAGCTCGTGCCCGTGGCCGAGCGCTTGAATGAATGGCTCGGCCGACTCGAAGCCTCCTTCGACCGCGAGCGTCGCTTCAGCAGCCACGCTGCCCACGAGCTTCGCACCCCGCTGGCCGAGCTGAAGAGCATGGCGGAACTGGGCGCCACTTGGCCGGAAGAAGCCACACCTGAGCGCTACGCAGAGATGGTCGTCGTCGCCAATGAACTCGATGCCCTGCTTGAGAAGCTCTCGTTGCTCGCCCGTGCCGATGCCGGACGCCAGCCGGTGCAACGTGAACCCATCAATCTGGCCGCCACCGTCGCGACCGCCATTTCCCGGGTCGAGCCAAAGGCCGGGCAACGCCGCCTTCATCTCGATTCTCGAATTTCCGAAGGCACCTTCACCAGCGACCCGGTGCTCTGGGGCACCATCCTCCAGAATCTGTTAGGCAATGCCGTGGCACATGCACCGGAAGGATCCGAGGTCGTGATCGAAGCCTCACCGGGACGCCTTGCCGTTTCCAATCCAGCGCCCGAACTCAGCGAAGGGGATCTGGAGCACCTCTTCGAGCGCTTCTGGCGAAAGGATGATTCTCGCAGCGGTTACGGGCACTCGGGCCTCGGCCTCTCGATCGTGAAAGCCTGCGTGGTCCTGCTCGGCGGCGAATGTCGCGCAAGCCTCTCGCCCGATCACCGGTTCCGCGTGGAGGCGATATGGACCACGTGA
- a CDS encoding polynucleotide kinase-phosphatase has protein sequence MTLRIPELSLVLLIGPSGSGKSTFARKHFKPTEVVSSDVCRGMVSDDENDQTVSPQAFELLYFILRQRLALGRLTVVDATNLNPEDRARLVAIAREYHALPAAIVFRIDEKICCERNALRPDRDFGPQVIKRQFNQLRRGLRGLKTEGFRNVVHLRSPEEIDGVESIIREPLWNNRRDDHGPFDIIGDVHGCYEELRTLLEKIGYEFEGYVVRHPEGRRLVFVGDLVDRGPDSPNVLRLVMASVSAGTAICVPGNHDMKFLRWLNGKKVQPTHGLADTIAQLEADPVDRRDLIKFLDGLVSHFVFDDGKLVVAHAGLKESMQGRGSGKVREFCLYGDTTGERDEYGLPERLDWARDYRGKALVVYGHTPFADPRWLNHTVNIDTGCCFGGALTALRYPEQETVSVPALKTYAEPARPLRVEATDAQLDNDRVLDLDDLRGKRQIHTALRPNVTVREENVLAALEVMSRFAVDPRWLIYLPPTMSPCGTSEREGWLERPEEAFDYYRQQGVPTVVCEEKHMGSRAVVVVCRDPSVAISRFGLRQEKRGVIYTRTGRRFFDDATREQALLDRLAVALEAAGIWDELATDWLCLDCELMPWSVKSRELLQSQYSAVAAAGEAHAAALSGALGMAVAGDHLEAEARSMLLPMLGRSQSRASMLDRYRRAYQQYCWDVVRLEDLKLAPFHFLAGESGAYHARDHRWHMALAERLQAVDPELFPATRWREVDLEDESAVADAISWWEALTYDGGEGMVVKPRDFIAKGQRGIVQPAVKCRGREYLRIIYGPEYDAPEHLSRLRQRGLGHKRSMAEREFVLGLEGLDRFVARRPLREVHECVLAVLALESEPVDPRL, from the coding sequence ATGACCCTCCGCATCCCAGAGCTTTCCCTCGTGCTGCTCATCGGTCCGTCCGGGTCGGGGAAGTCCACGTTTGCGCGGAAGCATTTCAAGCCGACCGAGGTGGTGTCGTCGGATGTCTGCCGCGGAATGGTGTCGGACGATGAAAACGACCAGACCGTTTCGCCGCAGGCGTTTGAGCTTTTGTATTTCATTCTCCGGCAGCGGTTGGCGCTCGGGAGGCTGACCGTGGTGGATGCCACCAATCTCAATCCTGAAGACCGTGCGAGGCTGGTGGCGATTGCCCGCGAATATCACGCGCTACCGGCGGCGATTGTTTTCCGGATTGATGAGAAGATCTGCTGCGAGCGGAACGCGCTGCGGCCGGATCGCGATTTCGGACCGCAGGTGATCAAGCGTCAGTTCAATCAGCTTCGGCGCGGCTTGCGGGGGTTGAAGACCGAAGGATTCCGAAACGTGGTTCACCTTCGCAGCCCGGAGGAGATCGATGGAGTGGAGAGCATCATCCGCGAGCCGTTATGGAACAATCGAAGGGACGATCACGGGCCCTTCGATATTATCGGCGATGTGCACGGCTGCTACGAGGAGCTGCGTACTTTGTTGGAGAAAATCGGCTATGAGTTTGAGGGATATGTGGTCCGTCACCCGGAAGGGCGGCGACTGGTGTTCGTGGGAGACCTGGTGGATCGCGGTCCGGACTCGCCGAATGTCCTGAGACTAGTGATGGCCTCGGTGAGCGCCGGCACAGCGATTTGCGTGCCGGGGAATCACGATATGAAGTTCCTGCGTTGGCTGAACGGGAAGAAGGTTCAGCCGACGCATGGCCTGGCTGACACGATTGCCCAGCTCGAAGCGGATCCCGTCGATCGCCGTGATTTGATCAAGTTCCTCGATGGCTTGGTCAGCCACTTTGTCTTCGATGATGGCAAGCTCGTGGTGGCGCACGCGGGCTTGAAGGAAAGCATGCAGGGGCGCGGTTCCGGCAAGGTGCGTGAGTTTTGCCTCTATGGCGATACCACTGGTGAGCGCGATGAATACGGGCTGCCTGAGCGGCTTGATTGGGCGCGCGACTATCGTGGCAAGGCACTCGTCGTTTACGGGCACACGCCGTTCGCCGATCCGCGTTGGCTGAATCACACGGTGAACATTGATACCGGATGCTGTTTCGGCGGTGCGCTCACGGCGTTGCGTTATCCGGAACAGGAGACGGTTTCCGTTCCGGCCTTGAAGACCTACGCTGAGCCTGCGCGACCGCTGCGTGTCGAAGCTACGGATGCCCAACTCGACAATGATCGTGTGCTCGACCTCGATGACCTGCGAGGCAAGCGTCAGATCCACACCGCGCTCCGTCCAAACGTGACGGTGCGCGAGGAGAACGTGCTCGCCGCCCTCGAGGTGATGAGCCGCTTCGCGGTCGATCCGCGCTGGCTGATTTACCTGCCGCCGACGATGTCGCCGTGCGGCACCAGCGAGCGCGAGGGTTGGCTGGAGCGTCCGGAGGAAGCCTTCGACTACTATCGCCAGCAGGGTGTTCCCACCGTGGTCTGTGAGGAGAAGCACATGGGCTCGCGGGCTGTGGTGGTGGTCTGCCGTGATCCCTCGGTTGCCATTTCACGGTTCGGTTTGAGGCAGGAGAAACGAGGAGTGATCTACACCCGGACCGGGCGGCGGTTTTTTGATGATGCGACGCGAGAGCAGGCACTGCTCGATCGACTGGCTGTGGCTTTGGAAGCCGCAGGAATCTGGGATGAGTTGGCAACGGACTGGCTGTGCCTCGACTGCGAGCTGATGCCGTGGTCAGTGAAATCGCGCGAGCTTCTCCAGTCGCAGTATTCCGCGGTCGCAGCGGCTGGTGAGGCTCATGCCGCGGCGCTGTCAGGTGCGCTCGGAATGGCTGTTGCCGGGGATCACCTTGAGGCGGAGGCAAGGTCGATGCTTCTTCCCATGCTGGGGCGGAGCCAGTCACGGGCCAGCATGCTGGACCGCTATCGCCGTGCCTACCAGCAATACTGCTGGGACGTCGTTCGCTTGGAAGATCTCAAGCTGGCACCCTTCCATTTCCTGGCCGGAGAGAGCGGTGCGTATCATGCGCGTGACCACCGGTGGCACATGGCGCTGGCAGAGCGACTTCAGGCCGTGGATCCCGAGCTCTTTCCCGCCACGCGCTGGCGCGAGGTTGACCTTGAAGATGAAAGCGCCGTGGCGGATGCCATTTCATGGTGGGAGGCCCTCACGTATGATGGTGGCGAGGGGATGGTGGTGAAGCCGCGTGACTTCATCGCGAAAGGCCAGCGCGGCATCGTGCAACCGGCAGTAAAGTGCCGCGGCCGCGAGTATCTGCGAATCATCTACGGCCCCGAGTACGACGCTCCGGAACACTTGAGCCGGCTCCGGCAGCGCGGCCTCGGCCACAAGCGATCCATGGCAGAACGAGAGTTCGTCCTGGGACTCGAGGGCCTTGATCGATTTGTCGCTCGCCGGCCCTTGCGCGAAGTCCACGAGTGCGTCCTGGCCGTATTGGCACTGGAGAGCGAACCCGTGGACCCGCGGCTTTGA
- a CDS encoding metal-dependent hydrolase, with amino-acid sequence MDSLTQAALGAVIGELVLGRQLGRRALAWGALFGTLPDLDVVFEWFLPTAWGLVMHRSLTHSIFLIGLLTWLLAKPLAKRWKKDKVTPQRAAWFVFLAWGTHVLIDVFTVYGTGVLDPLPLPRTSTDNMSIIDPLFTIPLMVAVVIGMFVKPKEWKKGKGIRSAAWCLGISSFYVILSICAKFSVGRAVEADMAKRNVTWQRKMEAPTIGNILLWRTLVDRPGEIWIGYRSVFDPSGQPIRWTVVPKHEEIAAKHADAREVKIVKWFSKGWWVARESADGVWLADLRFAELRSWDERGVALRFPFTWTYQPDSTKDRLRSQEREARNPGEMLRRMGRRVTGEEAAWEGNARLIGQFLALQEYLESR; translated from the coding sequence GTGGATTCGCTCACCCAGGCGGCGCTCGGCGCGGTGATTGGCGAGCTGGTGCTTGGTCGCCAGCTCGGGCGGCGCGCGCTGGCATGGGGTGCGCTGTTCGGCACCTTGCCGGACCTCGATGTCGTGTTCGAGTGGTTTTTGCCGACGGCATGGGGTCTGGTGATGCACCGCAGCTTGACCCACTCGATCTTTCTCATCGGCCTGCTGACGTGGCTGCTCGCCAAGCCGCTGGCGAAGCGTTGGAAAAAGGACAAGGTTACTCCGCAGCGCGCCGCATGGTTTGTCTTTTTGGCGTGGGGCACGCATGTGCTGATCGACGTGTTCACCGTTTATGGCACCGGCGTGCTGGATCCGCTTCCTCTGCCGCGGACTTCGACGGACAACATGTCCATTATTGATCCGCTGTTCACGATCCCGCTGATGGTGGCCGTCGTCATCGGGATGTTCGTGAAGCCGAAGGAGTGGAAGAAAGGGAAGGGAATTCGTTCGGCGGCGTGGTGCCTGGGAATCAGTTCCTTCTACGTGATCCTTAGTATTTGCGCGAAGTTCTCGGTGGGTCGCGCGGTGGAAGCCGACATGGCGAAGCGCAACGTGACGTGGCAGCGGAAGATGGAAGCGCCGACCATCGGCAACATCCTCCTCTGGCGCACCCTGGTCGATCGACCCGGTGAGATCTGGATCGGCTATCGCTCGGTTTTCGATCCCAGCGGCCAGCCGATCCGCTGGACCGTGGTGCCGAAGCACGAGGAGATTGCCGCGAAGCATGCGGACGCCCGCGAGGTGAAGATCGTGAAATGGTTTTCCAAGGGCTGGTGGGTCGCCCGCGAGTCGGCCGATGGCGTCTGGCTGGCCGACCTGCGCTTCGCCGAGTTGCGGAGCTGGGATGAGCGTGGTGTGGCGCTTCGCTTTCCCTTCACGTGGACGTATCAGCCGGACAGCACGAAGGATCGCCTGCGTTCCCAGGAGCGCGAGGCCCGGAATCCCGGCGAGATGCTGCGCCGCATGGGGCGGCGGGTCACCGGGGAAGAGGCGGCTTGGGAGGGGAATGCGCGACTCATCGGCCAGTTCCTCGCCTTGCAGGAGTACTTGGAGAGTCGGTAA
- a CDS encoding adenosine deaminase — MAPLPTGKDLVAALDFRRLPKILLHEHLDGGLRPASIIELARDQGYGGLPTSDPDDLAKWFHRGAQKGNLPEYLEGFAHTIAVMQTRDALSRVACEFIEDMAKDGVVYAEVRFAPVFHTGKGLTQDEVVEAVIAGLEEGRKRFGVEWGLIICAMRDRTDSLEAAELAIRWRDHGVVGFDLAGGEYGHPPKKHIEAFQAIERANFYITIHAGEAFGPESIWQALQWCGAHRLGHGTRLRYDIEVQPDGSLKLGRLAQYILDRRVPLEMCLSSNVHTGACASFEEHPFALFHRAGFRVFLNTDDRLMSDTEMSKELAIATSTFGLSLVELEKMTMNAMKSSFIPHQRRVELIRHRLLPTYSMLFAELTAKAFASQLPSNPYLR; from the coding sequence GTGGCACCCCTGCCCACCGGGAAGGATCTCGTGGCTGCCCTCGATTTCCGCCGCCTCCCGAAGATCCTGCTCCACGAGCACCTCGATGGCGGCCTCCGCCCCGCCAGCATCATCGAACTGGCGAGGGACCAGGGCTACGGCGGCCTGCCAACGTCCGATCCGGACGACTTGGCCAAGTGGTTCCACCGCGGCGCGCAGAAGGGCAACTTGCCCGAGTATCTCGAAGGCTTCGCCCACACCATCGCGGTAATGCAGACGCGCGATGCACTCTCCCGCGTGGCCTGCGAGTTCATCGAAGACATGGCGAAGGATGGCGTGGTCTACGCCGAGGTCCGGTTCGCGCCGGTCTTCCACACCGGGAAAGGCCTGACTCAGGACGAAGTCGTGGAAGCCGTGATCGCCGGCCTTGAAGAAGGACGGAAACGCTTTGGCGTCGAGTGGGGGTTGATCATTTGCGCGATGCGTGACCGCACCGATTCACTCGAAGCCGCGGAGCTCGCAATCCGCTGGCGCGATCACGGTGTGGTCGGCTTCGACCTCGCCGGTGGCGAATACGGCCATCCGCCGAAGAAGCACATCGAAGCCTTCCAGGCGATCGAGCGCGCGAATTTCTACATCACCATCCACGCCGGTGAAGCCTTCGGCCCGGAGTCGATCTGGCAGGCATTGCAATGGTGCGGAGCCCACCGCCTCGGCCATGGCACACGGCTGCGTTACGATATCGAGGTGCAGCCGGATGGATCGCTGAAGCTCGGTCGGCTCGCCCAGTACATCCTCGATCGGCGCGTGCCCTTGGAAATGTGCCTTTCGAGCAATGTCCACACCGGTGCCTGCGCTTCCTTCGAGGAGCATCCTTTCGCCCTGTTCCACCGCGCCGGCTTCCGCGTCTTTCTCAATACCGACGACCGGCTGATGAGCGACACCGAGATGTCGAAAGAGCTCGCGATCGCGACTTCGACCTTTGGCCTGAGCTTGGTAGAACTCGAGAAGATGACGATGAATGCGATGAAGAGCTCCTTCATCCCGCATCAGCGCCGCGTCGAGCTGATCCGCCATCGGCTTCTGCCCACCTACTCGATGCTCTTCGCCGAACTGACCGCGAAGGCCTTTGCCAGCCAACTCCCCTCCAACCCCTATCTCCGATGA
- a CDS encoding bifunctional metallophosphatase/5'-nucleotidase, whose product MQDHVFTAVSRRHFLATGGALLGSSLFADGAEPRHSKTVSIFHTTDLHGHILPTVNYEDYGDLGGFARCVTQIRRWRKELPDSLLVDIGDVYQGTQVSLQNDGKLMIELFNKLGYDAWVLGNHDFDWGRSVAEGALELSKSPVLTANLTVDGKVPAEAGGVWTKVRPWMVKEVGGFRIGLIGLITPGLQSWLTPATLSGVTPLDPVASLKQCLKEIKAEKPDAIVVLGHMGWRFQDDFANPVREILAEIEDVDVYLAGHSHQDQPSWMTGHVLCSQANYYGIHCGRIDLTFDVATRRLLERRAFTVLMDSRFEPDPEVVELSKAELAKAEQELKRKVCTVKTPITGGARGSGTSELFCKAFADALKKAGTSVDGVFHGVFGKEGIPAGDLTVEDCWKLLPYENGLLVADLTAEELGVIVAEDKKDRTLWPFETKRDGDGILFQGKPLEDGKRYRIAFNTYDGQSGGQRLPKLHEILNRPDSKRTETKVAARPALIDYLSEQKVIE is encoded by the coding sequence ATGCAGGATCACGTCTTCACCGCGGTTTCCCGCCGCCACTTTCTGGCCACCGGTGGCGCATTGCTTGGCTCCAGTTTGTTTGCCGATGGCGCCGAGCCACGCCACAGCAAGACGGTTTCGATCTTTCACACCACCGACCTTCACGGGCACATCCTGCCGACGGTGAATTACGAAGACTACGGTGACCTCGGCGGCTTCGCCCGCTGCGTGACCCAGATCCGCCGCTGGCGGAAGGAGCTTCCCGACTCGCTGCTCGTCGATATCGGCGACGTTTATCAGGGCACGCAGGTCAGCTTGCAGAATGACGGCAAGCTCATGATCGAGCTATTCAACAAGCTCGGCTACGATGCCTGGGTTCTGGGTAATCACGACTTCGACTGGGGGCGCAGCGTCGCGGAAGGTGCACTGGAACTTTCGAAATCACCGGTGCTCACCGCGAATCTCACCGTCGATGGCAAGGTGCCCGCGGAAGCCGGCGGCGTGTGGACGAAGGTTCGCCCGTGGATGGTCAAAGAGGTCGGCGGTTTCCGCATCGGGCTGATCGGCCTGATTACTCCCGGCCTGCAGAGTTGGCTTACGCCGGCGACACTCAGTGGCGTGACGCCGCTGGATCCGGTGGCGTCCTTGAAGCAATGCCTCAAGGAGATCAAGGCGGAGAAGCCGGATGCCATCGTGGTGCTCGGTCACATGGGTTGGCGCTTTCAGGATGACTTCGCCAATCCGGTGCGCGAGATCCTTGCCGAGATTGAAGACGTGGATGTCTATCTGGCCGGACACAGCCACCAGGATCAGCCCTCGTGGATGACCGGGCACGTGTTGTGCAGCCAGGCAAACTACTATGGGATCCACTGCGGGCGGATCGATCTCACGTTCGACGTGGCGACCCGGAGATTGCTGGAGCGGCGTGCCTTCACCGTGCTGATGGATTCACGCTTCGAGCCGGATCCCGAGGTGGTGGAGCTTTCCAAGGCCGAGCTCGCGAAGGCCGAGCAAGAACTGAAGCGGAAGGTGTGTACCGTGAAGACGCCCATCACAGGTGGCGCGCGCGGCAGCGGGACATCGGAGCTATTTTGCAAGGCTTTCGCCGACGCGCTGAAGAAAGCGGGCACTTCGGTCGATGGGGTCTTCCATGGTGTCTTCGGCAAGGAAGGCATTCCTGCCGGCGATCTGACGGTGGAAGATTGCTGGAAGCTGCTGCCTTATGAGAACGGCCTCCTTGTCGCGGATCTAACGGCCGAGGAACTTGGAGTGATCGTGGCGGAGGACAAGAAGGACCGGACGCTGTGGCCTTTCGAGACGAAGCGCGATGGCGACGGCATTCTTTTCCAAGGCAAGCCTCTCGAGGACGGCAAGCGCTACCGGATCGCCTTCAATACCTACGACGGCCAGTCCGGCGGGCAGCGGCTGCCAAAGCTGCACGAGATCCTCAATCGGCCGGATAGCAAGCGGACAGAGACGAAAGTGGCGGCTCGTCCGGCCTTGATCGACTACCTGTCCGAGCAGAAAGTCATCGAGTGA
- a CDS encoding DUF3616 domain-containing protein: protein MKANRSARSYLPLALAAVVLTALPAAWARDDAGAQRLEILPQEWQLAGFENSLDLSGIAAATKTQCLVGSDEMFYIQPGVIDAANQRIDSKRPIALPLASTGKKQEIDIEGVAYSSDDHAYYVVGSHGLGKKKGDFQPDRHSIYQVPVDPVTGQVKKEGIRRTSLLPWLEKTPEVKASLKQPLQQNGFNIEGLTWSGGKLWIGLRAPNQDGKGLVLELSPGQLFGGGKPSAMTIHEVSIGKGRGFREIAAVRDGFILLTGNASSEASKKIPISAAPGPDTRFELLYWNGSDTTATNLGRLPQNGGKGEALLVLEDVADHIDLLVIFDGLPGGEPVAVRIHR from the coding sequence GTGAAAGCGAATCGATCCGCCAGATCCTATCTTCCCCTTGCGCTCGCCGCTGTGGTCCTCACCGCACTGCCCGCCGCTTGGGCCCGGGATGATGCCGGGGCGCAGCGCCTCGAGATCCTTCCCCAGGAGTGGCAGCTTGCCGGCTTTGAAAACTCGCTCGATCTGAGCGGGATCGCCGCCGCGACCAAAACGCAATGCCTCGTCGGCAGCGATGAAATGTTCTATATCCAGCCCGGCGTGATCGATGCCGCGAACCAGCGAATCGACTCGAAGCGCCCCATCGCCCTGCCGCTGGCCTCCACGGGGAAGAAGCAGGAAATCGACATCGAGGGTGTCGCCTATTCCTCCGATGACCACGCCTACTACGTGGTCGGCTCACACGGCCTCGGAAAGAAAAAGGGCGACTTCCAACCGGACCGCCACTCGATCTATCAGGTGCCCGTCGACCCTGTCACCGGTCAGGTGAAGAAGGAGGGCATCCGCCGCACCAGCCTGTTGCCGTGGCTGGAAAAGACACCCGAAGTGAAGGCATCCCTCAAACAGCCGCTCCAACAAAACGGCTTCAACATCGAGGGCCTTACCTGGTCCGGCGGCAAGCTCTGGATCGGCCTGCGTGCGCCGAATCAAGATGGCAAGGGCCTGGTGCTGGAGCTCTCCCCCGGCCAGCTCTTCGGCGGCGGCAAGCCCTCGGCGATGACCATTCACGAGGTCTCCATCGGGAAAGGCCGCGGCTTCCGCGAGATCGCCGCGGTGCGCGACGGCTTCATCTTGCTGACCGGCAATGCCAGCTCCGAGGCCTCTAAAAAGATCCCGATCAGCGCAGCACCCGGGCCGGACACCCGCTTCGAACTCCTCTACTGGAACGGCAGCGACACGACGGCCACGAACCTCGGACGCCTCCCGCAAAATGGCGGCAAGGGCGAAGCCTTGCTCGTCCTGGAAGATGTCGCCGATCACATCGATCTGCTCGTCATCTTCGATGGCCTTCCCGGCGGCGAGCCGGTGGCCGTCCGCATTCACCGCTGA
- a CDS encoding pyridoxal-phosphate-dependent aminotransferase family protein, with the protein MNIPERILMGPGPSTVPARILRAMSSPTLGHLDPRYIEIMDSVCIKLRKVYETENALTFPVSATGMAGMECVVTNLMEPGDEAIVCVNGVFGGRMVDVMERAGVTVHRLDVPWGEIFPLEMLGEAIQRYPKAKALGIVHAETSTGAHQPLEGLGNLLHDAGMLLIVDAVTSLGGHPLKVDEWGIDAIYSGTQKCLSCPPGLSPVSFSPRAVEITESRKTKVQSWYFDISMLKDYYKGSGKRAYHHTAPVNMIYALHEALTIVLEEGLEARHARHARLHRRLRAGLESMGIQYVPEHSLHTLNCIHIPEGADDAAVRAKLLDDYSIEIGAGLGPFAGKAWRIGLMGHSATQANVDLVLAALVDCLE; encoded by the coding sequence ATGAATATCCCCGAACGCATCCTGATGGGCCCCGGCCCGAGCACCGTGCCAGCCCGCATCCTCCGCGCCATGTCGTCCCCCACCCTAGGTCACCTCGATCCCCGCTACATCGAGATCATGGACTCGGTGTGCATCAAGCTGCGCAAGGTCTACGAAACCGAGAATGCCCTCACTTTCCCCGTCTCCGCCACCGGCATGGCTGGCATGGAATGCGTAGTCACGAACCTGATGGAACCTGGCGACGAAGCGATCGTCTGCGTCAATGGCGTCTTCGGCGGCCGCATGGTCGATGTGATGGAGCGGGCCGGCGTGACCGTACACCGGCTCGATGTCCCGTGGGGGGAGATCTTCCCGCTCGAAATGCTGGGCGAGGCGATCCAACGGTATCCGAAGGCGAAAGCCCTGGGCATCGTCCACGCGGAAACTTCCACCGGCGCGCATCAACCGCTCGAAGGATTGGGCAATCTTCTCCACGACGCGGGCATGCTGCTCATCGTCGATGCCGTCACTTCGCTCGGCGGCCATCCGCTGAAGGTCGACGAGTGGGGTATCGATGCCATCTACTCCGGCACCCAGAAGTGTCTCTCGTGTCCGCCCGGACTCTCGCCGGTGTCTTTCTCCCCGCGTGCCGTCGAAATCACCGAATCACGCAAGACCAAGGTGCAAAGCTGGTACTTCGACATCTCGATGCTGAAGGACTACTATAAAGGTAGTGGCAAGCGCGCGTACCACCACACCGCACCGGTGAACATGATCTACGCCTTGCACGAAGCACTCACCATCGTGCTGGAGGAAGGCCTCGAAGCCCGGCACGCCCGGCACGCCCGCCTTCACCGCCGCCTGCGCGCCGGGCTGGAATCCATGGGCATCCAATACGTCCCGGAACACTCGCTCCACACGCTCAACTGCATCCACATCCCCGAAGGCGCCGATGACGCCGCGGTGCGTGCCAAGCTGCTGGACGACTACTCGATTGAGATCGGCGCCGGCCTCGGCCCTTTCGCCGGAAAGGCCTGGCGGATCGGCCTCATGGGACACTCCGCCACCCAGGCGAACGTCGACCTCGTGCTCGCAGCACTGGTCGATTGCCTGGAGTGA
- a CDS encoding response regulator transcription factor, with protein sequence MRLLVVEDAARLRDTLGKALTRLGHAVDLAEDGNEGDQMGRTVKYDAVVMDRMMPGKDGLEVLRGWRRDGIDTPVLLLTALDGVEEKVRGLSDGADDYLTKPFALAELVARLEALARRRYAQPDPKLKIGPLEIDTAAKSVTRDGKAISLTAREFSLLEILARRPGQVLNREQIESHLYAELDGPLSNAVDSAICSLRRKVCPPGTPSLIHTRRGLGYVLEP encoded by the coding sequence ATGAGACTCCTTGTCGTCGAAGACGCCGCCCGCCTGCGCGATACGCTCGGCAAGGCGCTCACGCGACTCGGCCACGCCGTCGATCTCGCGGAGGACGGCAACGAAGGCGATCAAATGGGGCGCACCGTGAAATACGACGCCGTGGTGATGGACCGCATGATGCCCGGAAAAGATGGACTGGAAGTCCTGCGCGGCTGGCGGCGCGATGGCATCGATACGCCAGTCCTCTTACTCACCGCGCTCGATGGCGTGGAAGAGAAAGTTCGCGGCTTGAGCGATGGCGCGGACGACTATCTTACCAAGCCCTTCGCCCTCGCCGAATTGGTCGCCCGCCTCGAGGCTCTGGCCAGACGCCGCTACGCCCAGCCGGATCCAAAGTTGAAGATCGGCCCGCTGGAAATCGACACCGCCGCGAAGTCCGTCACTCGCGATGGCAAGGCGATAAGCCTCACGGCCCGTGAGTTCTCCCTGCTTGAAATCCTCGCCCGCCGTCCCGGTCAGGTGCTGAACCGCGAGCAGATCGAGTCCCACCTCTATGCCGAACTCGACGGTCCGCTGAGCAACGCCGTCGACTCCGCCATCTGCTCGCTGCGCCGGAAGGTCTGCCCGCCGGGCACACCGTCACTCATCCACACCCGCCGCGGCCTAGGCTACGTGCTCGAGCCATGA